In the Pedobacter cryoconitis genome, GGGTTATGCTGCACATTCTCCTTCGGAAGATTTAAGTGTGATCAGCCCGACTGCTGCTTTATCAGCTTTCCCTTATACGCCTGAATATTCTATGAAAGCTTTGAAACACTTCTATTTTGATCTTGGTGATAAGATCTGGAGTGAGTATGGCTTTGTGGATGGTTTCAGTGAAGAACATAACTGGTATGCGAAATCACATCTGGCAATTGATCAGGGCCCTATTATCTGTATGATAGAAAACTACCGTACAGGATTATTATGGAAATTATTTATGAGCAGCCCTGATGTTAAAAACGGGTTGAACAGATTAGGCATTGAAAGTCCTGCTATCGCTAAATAAAAATAGTCATGAAAAGAACGCTGCTGTTGTTATGCTTCCTGATTTCAAGCGCCGCTTTATTCGCTCAGAAAAAGCAGCTGACTTATTGTAACCCGGTCAATCTGGATTATGGCTATACCCCTATTCCTCATTTTACGGAACAGGGCAAACACCGCGCAACAGCAGATCCTGTGATTGTAAATTACAAGGGCGATTATTTCTTGTTTTCTACGAACCAGATGGGTTATTGGTGGAGTGAAGATTTATACAACTGGAATTTTGTTTCCCGTTCTTTCCTTCGTCCGGAGCATAAGGTTTATGATGATCTGTGTGCGCCTTCGGTTTGGATTCAGGGTGATACGATGCTGGTTTTTGGTTCTACCTATGCAAAGAATTTCCCGATCTGGATGAGTACAGATCCGAAAAAGGATTCGTGGAAGGAAGTGGTACATGAGTTTGAAATTGGTGGCTGGGACCCTGCACATTTTGTGGATGAGGATGGAAAGTTATATATGTACAATGGCAGCAGCAATCAATATCCTTTGTACGGGGTGGAGTTAAACCGTAAAACTTTTGCTCCGATAGGGACAAGAAAAGAATTGCTGTTATTGAATGATGAGCGGTTTGGGTGGCAGCGTTTCGGTGAAAACCTGGATAACACTTTTCTTGATCCTTTTATTGAAGGCGCATGGATGACTAAACATCATGGAAAATATTATTTACAGTATGGTGCTCCTGCTACAGAGTTTAGTGGTTATGCGGATGGTGTAGCGATCTCAAAGAGTCCGCTTGGCCCATTTGAGCATCAGTCATTACCGTTATCTTACAAACCAGGTGGCTTTGCAAGGGGCGCCGGACATGGGGCTACTTTTCAGGACAGGTGGAAAAATTACTGGCATGTTTCTACTATGGTGGTCTCTGTCAAGAACAATTTTGAACGCAGGCTGGGCATCTGGCCAGCAGGATTCGATCAGGATGATGTGATGTATATGGATGCTGCTTTTGGCGATTATCCGCATTATCTTCCTAACAAGGCTGCGGATCATTTGAAGTCTGGTTTCACTGGGTGGATGTTGCTGAATTACAATAAGCCAGTTGTGGTTTCTTCTACTTTGGGTGGTTATACTGCAAATTTAGCGGTGGATGAAAGTATCAAAACCTACTGGAGTGCTGCAAGTGGTAAAAAGGGAGAATGGATACAGTCTGATCTTGGAAAGGTATCCCGTGTAAACGCAGTACAGCTAAATTATGCGGATCAGGATGCAGAATTTTTAGGTAAACAGCATGACATTTATCATCAATACAAACTATGGTATTCGGTGGATGGCAAAAGCTGGAAAATATTAGTGGATAAAAGTGCAAACCGTAAAGATGTCCCGCATGATTATATAGAATTGGATCAGCCGGTTTCTGCGCGCTTTATCAAATTAGAGAATATTCATATGCCTGCTGGCAAATTTGCCATCAGCGGATTAAGGGTATTTGGGAATGGCAATGGAGAGAAACCAGCAGCTGTTAAAGATTTCACCGTATTAAGAACGGAAAAAGATAAAAGAAATTCATGGATCAGATGGAATACTGTAGATGGTGCTTATGGGTATAATATTTATTTAGGCACCGAGCCTGATAAGTTATACAATAGTATCATGGTTT is a window encoding:
- a CDS encoding family 43 glycosylhydrolase — encoded protein: MKRTLLLLCFLISSAALFAQKKQLTYCNPVNLDYGYTPIPHFTEQGKHRATADPVIVNYKGDYFLFSTNQMGYWWSEDLYNWNFVSRSFLRPEHKVYDDLCAPSVWIQGDTMLVFGSTYAKNFPIWMSTDPKKDSWKEVVHEFEIGGWDPAHFVDEDGKLYMYNGSSNQYPLYGVELNRKTFAPIGTRKELLLLNDERFGWQRFGENLDNTFLDPFIEGAWMTKHHGKYYLQYGAPATEFSGYADGVAISKSPLGPFEHQSLPLSYKPGGFARGAGHGATFQDRWKNYWHVSTMVVSVKNNFERRLGIWPAGFDQDDVMYMDAAFGDYPHYLPNKAADHLKSGFTGWMLLNYNKPVVVSSTLGGYTANLAVDESIKTYWSAASGKKGEWIQSDLGKVSRVNAVQLNYADQDAEFLGKQHDIYHQYKLWYSVDGKSWKILVDKSANRKDVPHDYIELDQPVSARFIKLENIHMPAGKFAISGLRVFGNGNGEKPAAVKDFTVLRTEKDKRNSWIRWNTVDGAYGYNIYLGTEPDKLYNSIMVYQANEYWYKGMDKEKPYYFCIEAINENGVSERSKVTRVN